The proteins below come from a single Cricetulus griseus strain 17A/GY chromosome 6, alternate assembly CriGri-PICRH-1.0, whole genome shotgun sequence genomic window:
- the Phyhd1 gene encoding phytanoyl-CoA dioxygenase domain-containing protein 1 isoform X3 codes for MACLSPSQLKKFQEDGFLLLEGFLTAEECVAMQQRIGEIVAEMDVPLHCRTEFSTQEDEQLRAQGNTDYFLSSGDKVRFFFEKGVFDKKGNFLVPPEKSVNKIGHALHAHDPVFRSVTHSPKVQALVRNLGLQLPVVVQSMYIFKQPHFGGEVFPHQDATFLYTEPPGRVLGVWIAIEDATLENGCLWFIPGSHTSRVSRRMIRAPAGSRPATSFLGSEPAWDNNLFVPLPVQRGGLVLIHGQVVHKSEQNLSDHSRQAYTFHLMEAAAGTVWSPENWLQPTTELPFPPLYI; via the exons ATGGCCTGCCTGAGTCCCTCTCAGCTCAAAAAG TTTCAGGAGGATGGGTTTCTGCTGTTGGAAGGATTCTTGACCGCAGAGGAGTGTGTGGCCATGCAACAGAGGATTGGTGAGATTGTGGCTGAGATGGACGTCCCTCTGCACTGTCGGACAGAGTTTTCCACCCAGGAAGATGAGCAGCTTAGAGCTCAG GGCAACACAGACTATTTCTTGAGCAGTGGTGACAAGGTTCGATTCTTCTTTGAGAAAGGCGTTTTTGACAAGAAAG GAAATTTCTTGGTCCCTCCAGAGAAATCTGTCAACAAAATCGGTCATG CTCTGCACGCCCATGACCCTGTCTTCAGGAGTGTGACACATTCTCCCAAGGTGCAG GCTTTGGTCAGAAATTTGGGCCTCCAGCTGCCAGTGGTGGTACAGAGCATGTATATCTTTAAG CAACCTCACTTTGGCGGTGAAG TCTTCCCTCACCAAGATGCTACCTTTCTGTACACGGAGCCCCCGGGCCGTGTGCTGGGCGTGTGGATTGCGATAGAGGATGCTACGCTGGAGAACGGCTGCCTCTGGTTCATCCCTGGCTCCCATACTA GCCGGGTGTCAAGAAGAATGATCAGAGCCCCTGCAGGCTCCAGGCCTGCCACCAGCTTCCTTGGGtcagagccagcctgggataaTAACCTCTTTGTGCCTTTGCCAGTGCAGAGAG GGGGTCTGGTCCTGATCCATGGACAAGTGGTGCATAAGAGTGAGCAGAACCTCTCGGACCACTCGCGCCAGGCCTATACTTTCCATCTCATGGAGGCTGCTGCTGGCACTGTCTGGAGCCCAGAGAATTG GCTCCAGCCCACAACTGAGCTGCCTTTCCCCCCACTGTACATCTAA
- the Phyhd1 gene encoding phytanoyl-CoA dioxygenase domain-containing protein 1 isoform X4: MQQRIGEIVAEMDVPLHCRTEFSTQEDEQLRAQGNTDYFLSSGDKVRFFFEKGVFDKKGNFLVPPEKSVNKIGHALHAHDPVFRSVTHSPKVQALVRNLGLQLPVVVQSMYIFKQPHFGGEVFPHQDATFLYTEPPGRVLGVWIAIEDATLENGCLWFIPGSHTSRVSRRMIRAPAGSRPATSFLGSEPAWDNNLFVPLPVQRGGLVLIHGQVVHKSEQNLSDHSRQAYTFHLMEAAAGTVWSPENWLQPTTELPFPPLYI, from the exons ATGCAACAGAGGATTGGTGAGATTGTGGCTGAGATGGACGTCCCTCTGCACTGTCGGACAGAGTTTTCCACCCAGGAAGATGAGCAGCTTAGAGCTCAG GGCAACACAGACTATTTCTTGAGCAGTGGTGACAAGGTTCGATTCTTCTTTGAGAAAGGCGTTTTTGACAAGAAAG GAAATTTCTTGGTCCCTCCAGAGAAATCTGTCAACAAAATCGGTCATG CTCTGCACGCCCATGACCCTGTCTTCAGGAGTGTGACACATTCTCCCAAGGTGCAG GCTTTGGTCAGAAATTTGGGCCTCCAGCTGCCAGTGGTGGTACAGAGCATGTATATCTTTAAG CAACCTCACTTTGGCGGTGAAG TCTTCCCTCACCAAGATGCTACCTTTCTGTACACGGAGCCCCCGGGCCGTGTGCTGGGCGTGTGGATTGCGATAGAGGATGCTACGCTGGAGAACGGCTGCCTCTGGTTCATCCCTGGCTCCCATACTA GCCGGGTGTCAAGAAGAATGATCAGAGCCCCTGCAGGCTCCAGGCCTGCCACCAGCTTCCTTGGGtcagagccagcctgggataaTAACCTCTTTGTGCCTTTGCCAGTGCAGAGAG GGGGTCTGGTCCTGATCCATGGACAAGTGGTGCATAAGAGTGAGCAGAACCTCTCGGACCACTCGCGCCAGGCCTATACTTTCCATCTCATGGAGGCTGCTGCTGGCACTGTCTGGAGCCCAGAGAATTG GCTCCAGCCCACAACTGAGCTGCCTTTCCCCCCACTGTACATCTAA
- the Dolk gene encoding dolichol kinase: MTRQCPPPVAESGFPLSGSVLAEAAVVFAVVLSIHAAVWDRYSWCAVALAVQAFYVQYKWDRLLQQGNAVFQFRMSANSGLLPASMVMPLLGLVMKERCQTAGNPYFERFGVVVAATGMAVALFSSVLALGITRPVPTNTCAISGLAGGIIIYIMKHSLSVGEVIEVLEVLLVFVYLNMILLYLLPRCFTPGEALLVLGGISFVLNQLIKRSLTESQGDPVDFFLLVVVVGMVLMGVFFSTLFVFMDSGTWASSIFFHLMTCVLGLGVVLPWLHWLIRRNPLLWLLQFLFYTETRIYLLAYWSLLATMACLVVLYQNAKRSSSESKKHKAPAITRKYFHFIVVATYIPGIIFDRPLLYVAATVCLAVFIFLEYVRYFRIKPLGHTLRSLLSLFLDERDSGPLILTHIYLLLGMSLPIWLIPRPCTQKDSLGGARALVPYAGVLAVGVGDTVASIFGSTMGEIRWPGTKKTFEGTMTSIFAQIISVALILIFDSGVDLNYSYAWILGSISTVSLLEAYTTQIDNLLLPLYLLILLMA; encoded by the coding sequence ATGACCCGACAGTGCCCTCCCCCAGTCGCGGAGTCTGGGTTCCCGCTGAGTGGCTCGGTGCTGGCGGAGGCTGCAGTGGTGTTCGCAGTGGTGTTGAGCATCCACGCTGCGGTGTGGGACCGATACTCGTGGTGCGCTGTGGCCCTCGCAGTGCAGGCGTTCTACGTTCAGTACAAGTGGGACCGGCTGCTCCAGCAAGGCAATGCCGTTTTCCAGTTCCGAATGTCCGCGAACAGTGGCTTACTGCCAGCCTCCATGGTCATGCCTTTGCTTGGGCTGGTCATGAAGGAACGCTGCCAGACTGCGGGTAACCCGTACTTCGAGCGCTTTGGCGTTGTGGTTGCAGCCACCGGCATGGCAGTGGCTCTCTTCTCCTCGGTGTTGGCATTGGGCATCACTCGCCCGGTGCCCACCAATACTTGCGCCATCTCGGGTTTGGCCGGAGGCATTATCATTTATATTATGAAGCACTCCCTCAGTGTGGGCGAGGTGATCGAGGTCCTGGAAGTCCTGCTGGTATTTGTTTATCTCAACATGATCCTGCTGTACCTGCTGCCCCGATGCTTCACTCCTGGGGAGGCACTGCTGGTATTAGGTGGCATTAGCTTCGTCCTCAACCAGCTCATCAAGCGCTCTCTGACTGAAAGCCAAGGGGACCCAGTGGACTTCTtcctgttggtggtggtggtagggatgGTGCTCATGGGTGTCTTCTTCAGCACCCTCTTTGTCTTCATGGACTCGGGCACATGGGCCTCTTCCATCTTCTTCCACCTCATGACCTGTGTGCTAGGCCTTGGTGTGGTTCTGCCCTGGCTGCACTGGCTCATTCGTAGGAACCCCCTGCTCTGGCTTCTTCAGTTCCTCTTCTACACAGAAACTCGAATTTACCTCCTAGCCTATTGGTCTTTGCTGGCCACCATGGCCTGCCTGGTGGTGCTGTACCAGAATGCCAAGCGGTCATCTTCTGAGTCCAAGAAACACAAGGCTCCTGCCATTACGAGAAAGTATTTCCACTTCATTGTGGTAGCCACTTACATCCCAGGTATCATCTTTGACCGGCCACTACTATATGTGGCTGCCACGGTATGCCTGGCCGTCTTCATCTTCCTGGAATATGTGCGCTATTTCCGAATCAAGCCCTTGGGTCACACTCTTCGGAgccttctgtctctcttcctggaTGAACGAGACAGTGGACCCCTTATCCTAACACACATCTACCTGCTTCTGGGCATGTCTCTTCCCATTTGGCTGATTCCCAGGCCCTGTACACAGAAGGACAGCCTGGGAGGAGCAAGAGCTCTGGTCCCCTATGCTGGGGTCCTGGCGGTGGGTGTGGGTGATACTGTTGCCTCCATATTTGGCAGCACCATGGGGGAGAtccgctggcctggaactaagaAAACATTCGAGGGGACTATGACATCTATATTTGCACAGATCATCTCTGTAGCTCTGATCTTAATCTTTGACAGTGGAGTAGACCTGAACTACAGTTATGCTTGGATTTTGGGATCTATCAGCACTGTGTCGCTCCTGGAAGCATACACTACTCAAATAGACAATCTCCTTTTGCCTCTCTACCTACTGATATTGCTGATGGcctag
- the Lrrc8a gene encoding volume-regulated anion channel subunit LRRC8A: MIPVTELRYFADTQPAYRILKPWWDVFTDYISIVMLMIAVFGGTLQVTQDKMICLPCKWVTKDSCNDSFRGWVASSPEPTYPNSTVLPNPDTGPTGIKYDLDRHQYNYVDAVCYENRLHWFAKYFPYLVLLHTLIFLACSNFWFKFPRTSSKLEHFVSILLKCFDSPWTTRALSETVVEESDPKPAFSKMNGSMDKKSSTVSEDVEATVPMLQRTKSRIEQGIVDRSETGVLDKKEGEQAKALFEKVKKFRTHVEEGDIVYRLYMRQTIIKVIKFILIICYTVYYVHNIQFDVDCTVDIESLTGYRTYRCAHPLATLFKILASFYISLVIFYGLICMYTLWWMLRRSLKKYSFESIREESSYSDIPDVKNDFAFMLHLIDQYDPLYSKRFAVFLSEVSENKLRQLNLNNEWTLDKLRQRLTKNAQDKLELHLFMLSGIPDTVFDLVELEVLKLELIPDVTIPPSIAQLTGLKELWLYHTAAKIEAPALAFLRENLRALHIKFTDIKEIPLWIYSLKTLEELHLTGNLSAENNRYIVIDGLRELKRLKVLRLKSNLSKLPQVVTDVGVHLQKLSINNEGTKLIVLNSLKKMVNLTELELIRCDLERIPHSIFSLHNLQEIDLKDNNLKTIEEIISFQHLHRLTCLKLWYNHIAYIPIQIGNLTNLERLYLNRNKIEKIPTQLFYCRKLRYLDLSHNNLTFLPADIGLLQNLQNLAVTANRIETLPPELFQCRKLRALHLGNNVLQSLPSRVGELTNLTQIELRGNRLECLPVELGECPLLKRSGLVVEEDLFSTLPPEVKERLWRADKEQA; this comes from the exons ATGATCCCGGTGACAGAGCTGCGCTACTTTGCAGACACACAGCCAGCATACCGGATCCTAAAGCCATGGTGGGATGTGTTCACTGACTACATCTCCATTGTCATGCTGATGATTGCTGTCTTCGGAGGAACACTGCAAGTCACCCAGGACAAGATGATCTGCCTGCCTTGTAAGTGGGTCACCAAAGATTCCTGCAATGATTCCTTCCGAGGCTGGGTGGCCTCCAGCCCAGAGCCCACTTATCCCAACTCCACAGTCCTGCCCAATCCCGACACAGGCCCCACAGGGATCAAGTATGACCTAGACCGACATCAGTACAACTACGTGGACGCTGTGTGTTATGAGAACCGCCTGCACTGGTTTGCCAAGTACTTCCCCTACCTCGTGCTCCTGCACACCCTTATCTTCCTGGCCTGTAGCAACTTCTGGTTCAAGTTCCCACGCACCAGTTCAAAGCTGGAGCACTTTGTGTCTATCCTGCTCAAGTGCTTCGATTCGCCGTGGACCACAAGGGCCCTGTCAGAGACAGTGGTGGAGGAGAGTGACCCCAAGCCAGCCTTCAGCAAAATGAATGGCTCCATGGACAAGAAGTCATCTACAGTCAGCGAGGACGTGGAGGCCACTGTGCCCATGCTTCAGCGGACCAAGTCACGGATTGAGCAGGGTATCGTGGACCGATCCGAGACAGGCGTGCTGGACAAGAAAGAAGGGGAGCAGGCAAAGGCGCTGTTTGAGAAGGTGAAGAAGTTTCGGACCCACGTGGAGGAAGGGGACATCGTGTACCGCCTCTACATGCGACAGACCATCATCAAGGTGATCAAGTTCATCCTTATCATCTGCTACACTGTCTACTATGTGCACAACATCCAGTTCGATGTGGACTGCACTGTAGACATTGAGAGCCTGACAGGCTACCGAACCTACCGGTGTGCCCACCCTCTGGCCACACTCTTTAAGATCTTAGCATCCTTCTACATCAGCTTGGTCATCTTCTATGGTCTCATCTGCATGTACACACTGTGGTGGATGTTGCGGCGTTCCCTCAAGAAGTACTCATTTGAGTCCATCCGAGAGGAGAGCAGCTACAGTGACATCCCAGATGTCAAGAACGACTTTGCCTTCATGCTGCACCTCATCGACCAGTACGACCCGCTCTACTCGAAGCGTTTCGCTGTCTTCCTGTCTGAAGTGAGTGAAAACAAACTGCGGCAGCTGAACCTCAACAATGAGTGGACGCTGGACAAGCTGCGGCAGCGGCTCACCAAAAACGCCCAGGACAAACTGGAGTTGCACCTGTTCATGCTCAGTGGCATCCCTGACACTGTGTTTGACCTGGTGGAGCTAGAGGTCCTGAAGCTGGAACTGATCCCCGATGTGACCATCCCGCCCAGCATTGCCCAGCTCACAGGCCTGAAGGAGTTGTGGCTGTACCACACAGCAGCTAAGATCGAGGCTCCTGCTCTGGCCTTCCTGCGTGAGAACCTGCGGGCACTGCACATCAAGTTCACTGACATCAAGGAGATTCCACTGTGGATCTACAGCCTGAAGACACTGGAGGAGCTGCACTTGACCGGCAACCTGAGTGCAGAGAACAACCGCTACATTGTCATTGATGGGCTTCGGGAGCTCAAGCGCCTCAAGGTGCTGCGGCTCAAAAGCAACCTGAGCAAGCTACCACAGGTAGTCACAGATGTGGGCGTGCATCTACAGAAGCTTTCCATCAACAATGAGGGCACCAAGCTCATCGTCCTCAACAGCCTCAAGAAGATGGTGAACCTGACAGAGCTGGAACTGATACGCTGTGACCTGGAGCGTATCCCTCACTCCATCTTTAGCCTCCACAACCTGCAGGAGATTGACCTGAAGGACAACAACCTCAAGACCATTGAGGAGATCATTAGCTTCCAGCATCTGCACCGCCTCACCTGCCTTAAGCTGTGGTACAATCACATTGCCTACATCCCCATCCAGATCGGCAACCTCACCAACCTTGAGCGCCTCTACCTGAACCGCAACAAGATCGAGAAGATCCCCACCCAGCTTTTCTACTGCCGCAAGCTGCGCTACCTGGACCTCAGCCACAACAACCTGACCTTCCTTCCTGCTGACATCGGCCTCCTGCAGAACCTCCAGAACCTGGCCGTCACGGCCAATAGG ATTGAGACGCTCCCCCCAGAACTCTTCCAGTGTCGGAAGCTGCGGGCTCTGCACCTGGGCAACAACGTACTGCAGTCACTGCCCTCCAGAGTGGGTGAGCTGACCAACCTGACACAGATTGAGCTTCGGGGCAACCGGCTGGAGTGCCTACCTGTGGAGCTGGGCGAGTGCCCACTGCTCAAACGCAGTGGTCTGGTGGTGGAGGAGGACTTGTTCAGCACGCTGCCGCCTGAGGTGAAGGAGCGACTCTGGAGAGCTGACAAGGAGCAGGCCTGA